The sequence TTCCGCAGCATCTTTTAAATTACTTTCAAACCCATTCAATCCAAATAACCTTCTTTGCGAAAATGCTCCGTCAACCAGCAGCAATAAATATTTTCCTAACTGTTCCGAGTTGGGAATACCTGCATTTTCAGCCAGCTTAGTCAAACGCAACCGCATTTCTTGTTTATGTGCGATCGCTACTTGATGCCCTGGATAATCTAGCTGAGGAAATTCGCTGGTAGTTATCAAAAACGGACAACCGTAGCACTCGGGTTTTACCAATAGTTCATCTATCCACTCGAATACTGCCAATAATTGCGCCTTGGAATTATCGGGATGCTTACCCACTGCTATATCAAAATATTCCCAAAAAAGTCGGTTACGTTCTTTCAAAAATGCCACAACCAAATCATCTTTTGATGGAAAATAACGGTAAAGCGTGGTTTTCGCAACTCCCGATTCCGCAATTATTCTGTCTACCCCTACAGCTTGAATCCCGTACTGGTAAAACAACTCGCTCGCTACTTCTAATATACGTTCTCGCGCCGAACCATCAGCTTTTCTTGGCATTTCTAAGCGTACAAATCAACTATTGACATGATACAGAGCTGTCTGTTATTTTTCAAAATGTATTGCGATACAGACCTGTCTGTATTTTTTTGATTAAATAAATTAAATCTTGGGAATGCTTGGGTTATGAAAATCGGAATAATCGGCAGTGGAAATATGGGGCGTTCTCTGGGTATACTTTGGGCAGAGCAAGGGCATCAAGTATACTTTGGAGCAAGGACGACTGAAAAAGGTAAAGCTGTTGCAGATATTGCCGGAAATAGCACTCAAGGAGGAATCAACGATGAAGCAGCAGCCTTTGGGGAAGTCCTGTTTTACACTATCCGTGGCGTGAATCCACAAGAAGTTCTTTCCGATATAGAAGTATTATCTGGAAAGATTTTGATTGATTGCAACAACTTTGAAATTCCCGAAGGTTTTGCTTATCCTCCTATAGAACAATCCTTGGCTGAAAAATTAGCGTCAGAAGTGCCAAAAGTCAGGCTAGTCAAAGCATTTAACACGATGGCTCAAGAACTATTCGAGCTGGCACCGACACCATTAAAAGATTACAGCGTTTCTTGCTTTGTTGCAGGAGACGACGAAGAAGCAAGGAACATAGTAATGAAACTTGCGGAAGACATTGGATTTAATCCAGTTGACTGTGGTGGTTTAAGGAATGCGCGTATGTTGGAAGGAATGGGGAATTTTATTCGATTTATGATTATTGGGCAAAAATTGGGTTCCTATGCAACCGTTTCGGTGAATGTGCTTCCTCCTGCACAACAAGAGCGTTTGGGGGGAAGAAAGGTTTCTAGTTTGAATTAGTTAGTTTGAATTAATTAGGTTGATCTACTCAAAATAATAGTGTTGGGTTCTGTCCAACGGACAAGCTACGCTAACGCTTCGCTCTACCCAACCTATAAACTAATTTACATTCTTAGACTTAAGTGTCGCGACACACTTCATTAACTTCCATCTTTAGATATTTGAACAGAGAACCACAAGCAACGCGAGTTCTTGCCGCAGCACTGCTCCATAATTTGAACGCGACATCTTCTAAAGTTTCTCCATCAACTTCGACTAGAAGGGAAATGACGCTGATTCTACCAAAAGACCAGAATAAACCTGCTTCAATTAAATAAGGTTCATTGGTTTCTGAATGTATGCGGAAGTCGTATAGAGAGTAATCGCGACAACCTAAAGCAATATGTGCCCGTTTTGCCGCATCTGCGAGCTTCTCGAACAATTCTGGGGTAACATCAGCCGGACAAGCTCTTCTCGAAGCAGTGTTCCTATTTTGCAGTAAGGTTCCATCGGGTAGAGATTCTAACTTATCTTCTGCGGTTCTAATAGGTTTCTCCTCTGACATAAAGTATTCTATCATTGGCGGTACCCACAATTTACCATCGCGCTCCACAACAGCTACACGTAGTTCTCTGCCGGGGATATAATCTTCAATTAACAAAGTTTGGTCGTATTCAAAGCCAACTCGCAATGCTTCGGCAATTTGGTCTTCGTTTCGTACTAAACTTACTCCTAAAGAGTTATCTTCTGAATTTGGTTTAACGATGAAGGGGGGTTTCATTGTTAGAGTATCACCTTGACGGAATTGTTGAGCGCGAGCAACCCTAACTCCGGATGTCGATACAACGCTTCGTGACTGGGATTTATTGGCTGCGAGCGCGGTACAGTGTGATGGCGAGCCGACGACGGGCAATCCAATCACATCCTCGAATAACGAGCGGAAACTTGTCATCCCGACAAAGCAAAACATATGGGGAACTACAACGTCAAGAGTTGGTAGTTGAGAAATCATCTCCTGGAGTGACATTTTTTCCGATAAGTCGTCTAAAGATGCTCCTAACTGCCAAAGCCCATCGGGATGTACCACAGCATAATGACTCTGCACGCCAACTGGCTGTACCACTTCCCTTGCGTACATGATTGAAAGGTTGTAGTAGAACTTAGAAACGCGAGAACCCGCGAAGTGCAATACTCGTAATTTAGATGTCGTAGTTGAAGCTGAGATAGAAGATGATGATGAGGTTTGAGCTTGAGGCATTTTTATTATGAAATATAACTTAATACTAATTTACATTAATATCATGTTCGCGTCCCCTAAGTCCGCATTTCCAGAGGAATACCGTGTTTGGATATATAGTTAGTTTCATTTATTGATGGTGATAATAACTATTTTTAAGATTTTTAGGTCAAAATTAAGCGATTTGAACTGTATTACTTGCAAATTAAAAACTTAATTGAGCAAAGCGTCATTATTGTCATATTAACTAGGAGAGATGCGTGACGTTATAAGTCTTATTGCTACGTTCAGATTTTCTAAACTATATAACAGCAATAAAGCAGGAGGATGTTAGTTTTGCGGCTTTGTGCATCCACTAAAAGAAAATTGTGACAGTTACATAAGTCCTAAAATTACCTAAATAATTTTTTTGATTGCAATTCGACAATAAAACAAAGTTATGAGCAATGAGAATAGATTCGCTGAGATGAAAAAGTGTCAATTAAAACTTTAGCTCTGAATATAAAGCCGTGATTTAATCAATAATTATACTTAAATTTGCTTGTTAAAGTATTTAATACCACTTTTTGTTGCAAGTAAATCTAAAGAGTAGTAACTCGGGTTAATACTTTGTCTCATCAATTTCAAGAAAAAAGCCACATAATGTATTTATTTATATCTTGTACCTTGTACAAAATACTAAGGCAATTTTTCTTGTAACGTTTCTATTAATTGTATTTTAGTAGATTGTTTCGCTAATGATACAACGTATAAAATACTTTGCATTATTTAGCATACTTAGGAGCTAATTTAGGATGAAATTATTTGCACTATCGAGTTTGTTTCTGCTTCTATTTCCACTAGCAGCTCAAGCAGATATGGTTGTCACAACAAAAAGTGGTAGACAATACACTATTCCGGTAAATGGAGATGATGTTCAAAGTATCAGATTTACCGATTCTGGAAGCAATGGACAACAGTCTGGTTCATCTTGGAGAGGAAGATGGAAGACTTCTGAAGGGAATATGAATTTGAGACAGAATGGTAACGTTGTCTCGGGTACTTATACCCAAGATAAGGGAAGAATTTCGGGTCAAGTTTCTGGTAATACGCTCAATGGTATTTGGGCTGAAAATAGCTCTGCGAGAAAATGTAAAGTCAAGAAGTTGAATACTTTCTATTGGGGAAGAATTTCTTTTACTCAGCAAGCTGGGGGTCAAAAATTCATAGGTAAGTGGGGTTACTGTAACGAGAAACCAGATGCCAATTGGACTGGTACTAGATAAGATAAAATCTGTCTTAATATACTACTCCCTTTTTGGGTTTATGATTACCTATTGAATTAGAGCAGGGAGAGGGGGTAGAGGGGGAGAGGGGGTAGAGGGGGAGAGGGGGTAGAAAAAAATAATTTTTATCGGTAATTTTTAGAGCGGAAGGGGAGTAATATCATGTCCGGTTAAACAGTTATCATATCTGTGAGGGCTAAGTAATGAGTAATAAGTAATGAGTAATAAGTAATGATTAGTAGATGATAACCGCCATCTTTTCAGTAGGGTTATATCGTAAGTAATTAGCCGGACTTGATATAACATATTAGCTTGGAAATAAGGAGCGAGAGTAGAAAATAGAAAAAGCTTTCATGAACGATTTTCTTAAAAGTACCAATGTAAGCTAATGTGCAGATAAATTGGATAAAACGAAAATTTGTAATTATTGTAGTGTGGGCATCTTGCCCGCGTCTTATATACAAACTCGATACGCAACAGCTTAATAACTTATTTTCCTCTTCTCTAATTAGAGAAGAGGATTTTTGTTAGAATCCATTCGGTTTTTCAAAGCCACCTATAACTTGTACAATTAGCTCTGAAATATCTAGCAATCGCTTATCACTCCAGCGTTTGCCGTGTACTTGTACCCCAATTGGTAAACCTTCCTGGGATTTCCCTATGGGTAATGTCACAATTGGATTTGCCGCGACTGTTGTAGTGTTGTTATACATTGCGATCGCTAAACTATAGGGAACTGTTTTTCCTTCTATTTCAAAGGGTGTAGCGCGACGACGATGGCTAAATGCTGGGGTAGGTGAAACTGGACATAACCAGAGATCCCAGTCGGTAAGAAATTTCTCCATTGTGGAAATCAGATAGTCTCGTTTGGTTAATGCTTGAAAATAACCATTCGCA comes from Rivularia sp. PCC 7116 and encodes:
- a CDS encoding TetR/AcrR family transcriptional regulator, encoding MPRKADGSARERILEVASELFYQYGIQAVGVDRIIAESGVAKTTLYRYFPSKDDLVVAFLKERNRLFWEYFDIAVGKHPDNSKAQLLAVFEWIDELLVKPECYGCPFLITTSEFPQLDYPGHQVAIAHKQEMRLRLTKLAENAGIPNSEQLGKYLLLLVDGAFSQRRLFGLNGFESNLKDAAEILINAQL
- a CDS encoding NADPH-dependent F420 reductase yields the protein MKIGIIGSGNMGRSLGILWAEQGHQVYFGARTTEKGKAVADIAGNSTQGGINDEAAAFGEVLFYTIRGVNPQEVLSDIEVLSGKILIDCNNFEIPEGFAYPPIEQSLAEKLASEVPKVRLVKAFNTMAQELFELAPTPLKDYSVSCFVAGDDEEARNIVMKLAEDIGFNPVDCGGLRNARMLEGMGNFIRFMIIGQKLGSYATVSVNVLPPAQQERLGGRKVSSLN
- a CDS encoding ATP-grasp enzyme, D-alanine-D-alanine ligase — its product is MPQAQTSSSSSISASTTTSKLRVLHFAGSRVSKFYYNLSIMYAREVVQPVGVQSHYAVVHPDGLWQLGASLDDLSEKMSLQEMISQLPTLDVVVPHMFCFVGMTSFRSLFEDVIGLPVVGSPSHCTALAANKSQSRSVVSTSGVRVARAQQFRQGDTLTMKPPFIVKPNSEDNSLGVSLVRNEDQIAEALRVGFEYDQTLLIEDYIPGRELRVAVVERDGKLWVPPMIEYFMSEEKPIRTAEDKLESLPDGTLLQNRNTASRRACPADVTPELFEKLADAAKRAHIALGCRDYSLYDFRIHSETNEPYLIEAGLFWSFGRISVISLLVEVDGETLEDVAFKLWSSAAARTRVACGSLFKYLKMEVNEVCRDT